The following is a genomic window from Leptolyngbyaceae cyanobacterium.
GGTGCTGAGTTTTCCAGATTTACAGTTACAAGAACACGCGATCGCATATCGCCCTACTACTTTTCCTTATATTCCAGGTTTTTTATCTTTTCGAGAAGTTCCTGCCGTCATCGACGCATTGGAAAAAGTAACTATTTCTCCTGATTTAATTTTATGTGATGGTCAGGGGATTGCCCATCCGCGCCGTTTGGGAATTGCTTGTCATTTGGGATTATTAATAGATGTACCGACAATTGGCGTTGCCAAATCATTACTAATTGGCAGGTACGAACAGTTGGCTGATGAACGCGGTTCTTGGCAACCATTAATAGATAAAGGTGAAACAATTGGTGCGGTTTTAAGGACGCGCACGGGGGTGAAGCCTGTTTATGTTTCTAGCGGACATCGAATCAGTTTACCTACTGCGATTGATTACGTGATGCGTTGTACTCCTAAATATCGTTTACCGGAGACAACTCGCTGGGCTGATAAATTGGCATCAAATCGAAAATGAAAAGAATTCAAGAGTCAGGATTCAGAAGTTAAATAAAAGAAGTAGGAATTTTCGATTACAAACCTAAGACATTACATTGCAAGAAGATAAAGCAGTTATCTTGCTTGGCTTTTCCTTTCTATATCCCTTTCCTTGATTTAAGATACCCATTCGTTTTTTTGATGGAGTCCGCCAACAAAATAGTAGTGAATAACCCTTACTGAATTCGGAATTCTAAATTCTGACTCCTTCCAACTTTACAACATAACATTTCTTAACTAAAAATATCCCCAAGGGTGACGAGTTAACCTGGTAATTAGAAAATGCAAGCATTATTGCTTGAAGCAACTTAACAATAGAAGAATTATTAAGATTGGGAACAATGCACGAACTAACTATTGAGTGGCAAGAAGCAGGGCATTTGAGAAAGCAGATTATTCGCGATCGACAATTGAGTAAAAATCCCGGTACAGTTCGGTTGGGACGCGACCCCATGCGATGCGATATCGTGTTGACTCATCCAACTGTTTCTGGTTTACACGTAGAGATATTTTTTAATCAGCAGCAAAATCGGTTTTATCTGCGAAACTTGAGAGATACGAATCCGCCTTGGGTGGACGGAAACCGACTCACCAAGGCTGAGATAGCTTTAAGCCAAGGTAGTAGCTTTTTTTTGGGAGAAACAGAAATTAAAATAACTGCGGTGAATGTAGAAGTAAGTAGCGTTCCCCCAACGATTTTGATCTCTTCGCCTCCTACCAGTAGTAAACCTCAAACATCCCTAGCTAACAATCAACCCCAGTTAGCAAGTATCGCTAATCCGGATATTTCTGCCAAATCAGCCACACCAGTCGTTGCAGG
Proteins encoded in this region:
- a CDS encoding FHA domain-containing protein, yielding MHELTIEWQEAGHLRKQIIRDRQLSKNPGTVRLGRDPMRCDIVLTHPTVSGLHVEIFFNQQQNRFYLRNLRDTNPPWVDGNRLTKAEIALSQGSSFFLGETEIKITAVNVEVSSVPPTILISSPPTSSKPQTSLANNQPQLASIANPDISAKSATPVVAGNQIYGLRCPNAKCDRISPYERLDLGCPWCGTSLAAAESVLMNPN
- the nfi gene encoding deoxyribonuclease V (cleaves DNA at apurinic or apyrimidinic sites) translates to MKINQRHDWPLTAEDAAQIQKELALEVVTEDRLDSVQYVAGVDVGFAESGSLTRAAVAVLSFPDLQLQEHAIAYRPTTFPYIPGFLSFREVPAVIDALEKVTISPDLILCDGQGIAHPRRLGIACHLGLLIDVPTIGVAKSLLIGRYEQLADERGSWQPLIDKGETIGAVLRTRTGVKPVYVSSGHRISLPTAIDYVMRCTPKYRLPETTRWADKLASNRK